A stretch of Longimicrobiaceae bacterium DNA encodes these proteins:
- a CDS encoding TfoX/Sxy family protein: protein MLEQLGRVAHVTARSMFGGVGIYADGLFFALMTGEDVYFKVDDTNRGDFEAEGMGPFMPFGDDTHVMQYYQLPAELLEDPDRLRPWVDKSVAVARAAKTKPRKKK from the coding sequence GTGTTGGAGCAGCTGGGGCGCGTGGCGCACGTCACCGCGCGCAGCATGTTCGGCGGCGTGGGCATCTATGCCGACGGGCTGTTCTTCGCGCTGATGACCGGCGAGGACGTCTACTTTAAGGTGGACGACACCAACCGCGGCGACTTCGAGGCCGAGGGCATGGGCCCGTTCATGCCTTTCGGAGACGACACGCACGTCATGCAGTACTACCAGCTGCCCGCGGAGCTGCTGGAGGATCCCGACCGCCTGCGCCCGTGGGTGGACAAGTCCGTCGCCGTCGCGCGCGCCGCCAAGACCAAGCCGCGGAAGAAGAA